One genomic region from Delphinus delphis chromosome 14, mDelDel1.2, whole genome shotgun sequence encodes:
- the CENPW gene encoding centromere protein W isoform X2 produces the protein MALSTTVSQKKLIKRKAPRGFLKRVFKQRKPHLRLETNSDLLKRLGQMLVRISVESLKRSMYWLQQR, from the exons ATGGCGCTCTCGACCACAGTCTCGCAGAAGAAGCTGATAAAGCGGAAGGCTCCCCGCGGTTTTCTAAAGCGCGTCTTCAAGCAACGGAAGCCTCACCTCCGTCTGGAGACAAATAGCGACCTACTG AAGAGGCTCGGACAAATGCTTGTGAGAATAAGTGTGGAGTCATTAAAAAGGAGCATGTACTGGCTGCAGCAAAGGTAA
- the CENPW gene encoding centromere protein W isoform X1 has product MALSTTVSQKKLIKRKAPRGFLKRVFKQRKPHLRLETNSDLLVHLNCLLFVHRLAEEARTNACENKCGVIKKEHVLAAAKVILKKSRG; this is encoded by the exons ATGGCGCTCTCGACCACAGTCTCGCAGAAGAAGCTGATAAAGCGGAAGGCTCCCCGCGGTTTTCTAAAGCGCGTCTTCAAGCAACGGAAGCCTCACCTCCGTCTGGAGACAAATAGCGACCTACTG gtGCATCTGAACTGTTTACTCTTTGTTCATCGATTAGCAGAAGAGGCTCGGACAAATGCTTGTGAGAATAAGTGTGGAGTCATTAAAAAGGAGCATGTACTGGCTGCAGCAAAG